The sequence AAGGCTGAGTTCCATCCACCAAATGATTTCCCACATGATTTATTTCTCTTCCTCTGTTAAAGGACCAATGACGTGGCAATATATCGAGCAACTAAGAGCGAAATTCTCATCTACTAAAACTTGCAACGGCACCAAGATCCTCGTTGAGATCGACGATACCATCAACTGAGTTGTAGCCATTTCCCAGTCGAAGACGAATCTAACCAGAATAAATCCGTACCAAGAATCTCAATCCCCGTTAAACGAACCGCCCCTTACTACCACAAAAAACTCAAATCCAGTCTCATCGCAAGGGACAAGAACGAATCCAAGTCCAGAAATGGATCGTACCTGGTCAACTACTGAAAGGATCGAGAGGAAAGGTTGGACATAGTGATCGCATGTCTTCTCGACGTGTTCCCATAGATGTACAACCAATTGAATTGAGCCAATCTTTGGGGAAGAGACTGGGAAGAGGCGGTAGAAGTAAGTGTTGGCTAAGGTTACGGATTTGGTTGAGTTCTTTGAGGGTGGTGAAGGCTTTAGTGCATGTAGGTCTTCCATGGAGGATGCAATACGAGACGTGGCCATTTACCTTGGACTCTTCCCATTATAGCATACATAGATGAGTTCCTTTTAATTGATCTAGAAACAATTGCGAAGTTTTTGCCAACGATTTGATCGTTTTGAGTTCTTCCCTTATGGCGATGACTCAAATCCTCAGGGCCTTCCACTTTTTCTTCAACCTTTGTTGCTGCTTCTTCATTCTCCTACATCGCGCACACCTGGTGTAGGTTGTACAACCCGATCCAAGAGatttaatatgaataattttattgggcttaataaGCCCTAAATTAAGTTCAATGAGGCATTTTGAATAAGTTCATGGGCTATTATTTATGGAGGTTTTTATCGTGGGGAAACTAAATTAaaccatataataaaattttatttatttaattatatcttaaaatattgtataaaaaatattatattgttaacATATTACTATTAtcaattttgtcaaattttattaatgacttgtgtaattttaattcaaattatcattattgttcttattattattaattttatttattattaagatGAAGGTTTCTGTTATTCTCTCTCCTCAGTGATCCTTCTTCTGTTCATCACATCACGTTGTAATTAACCTACGTCCGATCCACGTTgaaaccctctctctctatcttgaTTTCAAACCCTCCCTCAATAACTCTTTTCCCTTCCAGCCATAGACCGATCGACACATACAGCTTTCtcaatctctctttttctctctcttatcacAGAGACAACTCCTCAGGCCACCGTGGATAATAGCCGGCATACGCATGAAAgatctctctcctccctcatGTCCAGCCGCCTCTCTCCTCCACGGACGTGAAACGCGAAGCCACAACCCCATGTTCAAGCTTTCACCATCATGAGAAAATAGACCATGCCACAACAGCCTACCACCGAAAACCAGTACAAGTGATACCGACACAACCCCTGTTTTTAAACAACAAAACAGAGCAACGCTGCCCAAGACTCCTCCACTGCGACACTCAGTTGAAGTCTCAACACCACCCATGTCCAAAGACCTTCACGTGTTTCTTTACAGTGCCACCATGTGCAACCTTCCTCCAAGGACACGCCATTGCCATGAATGGTGAAGCCCAATGCTTTAGCCACGCTCTGCACCCAGACTTGCAGCACTGTGAGcatctctctcactcactcactctctctctctctctctctctgcttggATGATTTTCTCTATCTAATAGTGTCATGTAAATTCCTCCACCGTGTTCTAGAGGTAGTCAGACATCATCTTGTCATCGGTGTCTTCACCTTAGCCCCTAGACCCACTATGTCTCCTCCATCTCGCCTTGCCATCGTTGATCTTTATCCAACCACCCAGAACAACCTTCGCCTGGAGTCACTTTCTCCCTCTCGATACACTATGCCGCCAGCACTCGTGTGTGTGATACTCTCAAGTGAAAATGAGCCTACGTACATCCATTACCCTAATGTGTAAAAGGGCAGATTCGCATGGGTTTTGATTTAATTGGGTTTAATTAAGTCAGCTTAGAGCATCCCCATTGGATTCCCCAtaatttttcctataatttaactaaaaagtaCATTCCCTATAATTgtttcctaaattttactcatctttcaaaaaccttCTACATCCCATTCTCCATCCatatctctattctattaaataatatttttctattatttctttattatttttctctctcactttcatttacaatcttaactactaactcttttgtcttattatcttcttttcaaatattacattataCTAAATACTTATACGATTTTGACTACCGAAtacagtattatttttaaaaccgaAATCCGTATtagaaaaatagtaattttttttaatatgtgcattTTCTAATGGTAACATTTTGAACTCCTACCTCCAACGGTAACATCTTGAATTCTTGCCTctaacggtaatattttttgtcttttctccaacagtaatttttttgtcttctctcaaacggtaatattttttgtcctatatgtaacggtaactttttcctctataaatacACATTTTGCTTGCATTCACATTCTTACAAACTCAAGTCTCATTTGATCTAAAGAACTAAAATTCAACAGTCTCCCCTTATATCTCACTCCCTTATCAAATGACTCGTACATTCTTTTGCAAATTACTCACATGCTTATACTCTGAAGATGAGTTggatgttgttcttaatgacGAGGCTGATGGACAGTCATCGAGACATCGTACCAATCGTCAACGCTGTAAGTTTATTCggcgtgatcatattcaagggcacGAGCACCTATTTCGCGATTATTTTACAGAAAATGCAGTATATCCCTCGAATCTATTTCGAAGGAGATTTCGGATGAGCCGTCCCTTATTTCTCCGTATTCTAAATGAGAAAGAGTCATACGAGCCGTACTTTGTCCAAATAAGAGATAGTGCTGGAAGACTTggtttatcttctatgcaaaagataaccGCATCACTTAGAATGCTGGTGTATGGGGTTACTagagattttatggatgaatacataTGTATTGGTGAAAGCACCGCAATGGAGAGCCTTAAAAAATTCTCTGGGACAATAGTAAGGGTTTTTTCAGAATCATACTTGCGGTCACCAAATGCCAATGATATTGCTCGATTGCTTGTTGTTGGTGAGCAACAGGGACTCCCAAGAATGCTGGGAAGCATTGACTGCATgcattggaagtgaaaaaattgtcTCGCAGCATGGAAATGTATGTACTCCGGCCACATtcgtgaaccaactattattttagacgCAATTGCTTCATATGATCTCTGGATatggcatgcattttttggtatgcCTGGTTCACATAACGATATTAATGTACGAGAGAGATCTTCTATTTTCACAGAACTTGCCCAAGGGCGTGCTCTTCCagtcaattacacaatcaatggcAACGACTACACTATGGGGTATTACTTTGCGGATGGTATTTATCCCAAGTGGCTAACTTTTGTCAAGACGATTTCATAACTATAagggaataagaaaaaaaactttatgaaAGCACAAGAATCCCCAAGAAAAGATGTCGAGCGTGCATTCGGGGTACTTCAACAACGATTTGCAATCATTTGTAGACCTTCCCGAATGTTCAAAGTCAAggaactaacaaatataatgaaaacatgtgttattttacataatatgatcattgaagacGAGGGTGATGATAGTGAGGGTCCGAACATTGACTATGATCAACTTGATGATGAGTCCTAGAACTGTCGCACAATCATACAACTGAGCTTACATACTTCATCATATTAGAGACACCTCGGCACATAATTAGCTCCAAGAAGATCTAATTGAACATCAATGGCTATTATATTCCCAACAGTAGACATGTCGAATTATTGATTGGTATTTCCTTCATGTTATAGTGACTATATTTGAGTTAATCAAATTTCCATTCGTATTTCCTTCATGTTAGTAGTGATTATATTTGAAATAATCTGTAATAGTTTCTGAAATTGTAATAGCCAATTTCtttgtttcaaaatatcaatttacacaatctaaattaaaaattaaactgtCTTAGTATCAATAATATTGTCATCCATTATTGtcttaaacaataaataaataaactttttacaGAAAAAGTTTATCAATCCAAATGTCTTGCATCATTGCGTCTCGCCATGATTTCCCTCTACAGTTGTTGGAAATATAACTGATGCAGTCCTGGCATGGCACTCACGTCCATCATCATAATGCACTGATTCGCTTCCTTCTTGGCGAGCTCTAGTTTCTATGCCTCCAACCTCAGTCTTTCGTCCTCTTGGCAGATGAAATTTAgctctttttccttctcatttttcatcttctcGACTTCCAACCTCAGTCTTTCATCCTCGAGACGGATGAAATTTAGCTATTTTTCCTTATCATACTCTATCTTTTCGGCCTTGAGTCGAAAATACTCTTTCTGCTGAGCACGTGACTCCTCCAAAAGCGTATACTTCAGCTTGCTGAGCCCAACAATCTCCTGTGCTGATGTGGCTTGGGTATTTCGTTTTCCTTTCTCAGCTTTCCTTCCCATTGGTCGGTCCAATTCGATCACGTCATTGTCTATCACATTATCAGCCTCAAGATCAAAAACTGAATCCACTGTAGCGCTCGAACATCGAGTCGGGGTCGGGGACATCGTCTTCCTTCGCTTTGGATCCTCCTTTGTCGAACGCCAAATCCATTTAGGTTAGTCCTTTAACAGGTGCCAACAATGCTCGAACTGAAAGGAGCATTTCTCTAGCGATGAGTACATAACCTTGGCCTTGTCAAACATGCATGTAGTAAAAAAACTTTATGTTAAaccaatgtataaaaaaattaattatttataaaacaaGTAAGAGTATGGATATTCTATCTTGTCTTGTTCGGTCATGCCACTTTGATTCAACCTTTCAACCTAGGCTAGTTTCGCACAAAATCTATTTGTCTCCTTTTGAATAACTTACCACCGATGTATTAAAGACTTTATTTTCCGATCAATTGTGGTTTCTTTAAATTGCTCGaagtattcaaaattttttttccaaagttgGGAGTGTTTTTGGTCCTTTTCTTGGACGGCATTAATACTACAATTAAGCCATGCGGAGACAAGTAACTTGTTTTATTCGGGGGTGAAGTTCGCACCCCTGACTGATTTCCTAACTCCAATAGGATCGTTACGAGGTAGGGGTGGAGAGTCATCAACAATCATATGAGAGTTTCCACTTTGCCCACCGTAAGTGGGGTGTAGTTGAGGATCTTCACTTAGGAGGTTGGTAAAGTACATATGGCTAGGGTCTTGTGAATCCATATCTAAGAATGCATTAAAATGTTAGACATGTAAGAATGAAGTTTGGGGTTTTTCCATCGTTGGCTCAGGAACTGAATGGTGACATCTATGAAATTGGCCACCCTCGATTGGCTAAACAACCGATTGCCACTACTTATTGGCCGTCCGGGTTACCTAGCTATTGAGGAAATGATCATAAATTTCCTGTATCCCCACCACGCTTTGTCATCATCACAGCCGAGGGGGGTTTAATTTACACATTATTTTTCTATCACAAAATAAACCCAAGACAATGACACAACAAAAAGTAACTGCATAGAACTGACCAattcacatattcacacaaaacaacaaccaaacaacatgcaaatcacaataaatttaaataagagCATTCCCATTGGATTCCCTATAAAACtctgaaaataaagaaataaatgagGCTCACATTGAATGGCTACAAAACCCCACCCGAACGTCTATTGCCTTTTATGGAAAGTACCACAAACTGCAATACGGCAATCCGGGTGAGGATTACCCTGCCATATCGATGGGGCCCTATTAATACTTGT comes from Juglans microcarpa x Juglans regia isolate MS1-56 chromosome 8S, Jm3101_v1.0, whole genome shotgun sequence and encodes:
- the LOC121244751 gene encoding LOW QUALITY PROTEIN: uncharacterized protein LOC121244751 (The sequence of the model RefSeq protein was modified relative to this genomic sequence to represent the inferred CDS: substituted 2 bases at 2 genomic stop codons); this translates as MTRTFFCKLLTCLYSEDELDVVLNDEADGQSSRHRTNRQRCKFIRRDHIQGHEHLFRDYFTENAVYPSNLFRRRFRMSRPLFLRILNEKESYEPYFVQIRDSAGRLGLSSMQKITASLRMLVYGVTRDFMDEYICIGESTAMESLKKFSGTIVRVFSESYLRSPNANDIARLLVVGEQQGLPAQGRALPVNYTINGNDYTMGYYFADGIYPKWLTFVKTISXLXGNKKKNFMKAQESPRKDVERAFGVLQQRFAIICRPSRMFKVKELTNIMKTCVILHNMIIEDEGDDSEGPNIDYDQLDDES